TTGATCGAAAAATATGCTGCGGACATCAAGGAAAAATTTGGACAGGATCCGGATATGGATTTGTTGACCAAAGTAGCGGTAGGTCTAGGCCCTGCGATATATAATTTGGATGCTTCCAAGGTTTCCGGTGGTGATGAAAAGGAATTGGAGACCGTAAAAAACAATTTCCTGATCAAAAAACTGGGACTTTCCGATAGTCCGGAACTCATGGATGCCATTACCTCCGTAATCGACATTTATGGTAGGTCCGATAAGAACAAACACCGGGCCGTAATCTATTACCAATTGGCCAAACATTTTGGTAAGGAGTCCATTTACAATTAGCCAGTTGCCACTAAAAATAACAACCGTGCTTTGGGCACGGTTTTTTGTTTTGCACAATTTATGATACGTATTGGGGACTACAATAATCTAAGGGTGGTAAGAAGTACCAGTGTTGGTGTCTTTTTGGGAGATAATGAGGGTACCGAGATACTATTGCCCAATAAATATGTCCCGGAAGGGATACAACTGGATCAAGAGTTAAGGGTTTTCTGCTATTTGGACCATGAAGAGCGTCCGATAGCAACAACTTTGGAGCCCCTGATAAAAAGGGATGGGTTTGCTTTTCTGGAGGTGGCCGAAGTAAACAATGTCGGTGCATTTATGGATTGGGGGTTGGAGAAGCAGCTTTTGGTACCCTTTAGAGAGCAGAACAAGAAATTGGAGAAAGGAAAAAAGTATATTGTACATTGCTTTTTGGATGAGAAGAGCTTTCGTTTGGTGGCCTCCACTAAGGTTGATAGGTTTTTAAAAAACCGCCAAGGTGATTTTGAGGTCAATGCCCAGGTGGACCTTTTGGTCAATAGGAAAACAGATTTGGGGTGGGAGGTGATTGTAGGGGATGGCTTTAAGGGCCTATTGTTTTTTAGCGATGTTTTTAGGCCGGTGGCCATTGGGGACAGGTTTCAGGGATTTATAAAAAAGGTGAGGGAGGACGGTAAGCTGGATGTGTCCCTTGAACCCACCGGAGTACAAATGCTTGACGCCACCGCAGATAAAATATACAGTAGATTGGTAGCCGAAGGTGGGTTCTTACCATTGCATGATAAATCCACTCCGGAAGAAATAAAGGGAACGTTGCACCTGAGCAAAAAATCCTTCAAAAAAGGCATTGGGATTTTATACAAACAACGCAAGATCGAACTCTTGCCCAATGGAATACGGCTAAAGAAGTAGTAAGAAGGGCTTTCACCCGTATTTTCAACACTTTAAAGAAGTTTTTACCCTACTGTTTTTTACTATTGTTAAATATTATACATTTGCAATAGGTAAGAAGCTTAACAAGCTGATAGTTATGCCATTAACGTACTGAACATCCCTCAAGCACACAGGTAATGCCATTTATTGAAGAAAACGATTTGCTGGACCTTCACAAGGACATTGAAAAGTCCCAAATTATCAATGAAAGATTGCTGGACCAGATCAAATTCAAAAATAAGGATTTACGAAAATTAAAAATTCAACGAAATATCTCGGCCGGTATTGCCGCTGCCATTTTCCTTGCCGTTTTTGGACTTTGGTCCTATTTCTCCGGTATCACTACCTCCAGGGCACGGAATAATCAGGAAAACCTGCTGGTCTCCATTGACAGTTTGGATGCAATCAAGACCCGTATCGGTAACCTCAAAGAACAAAATGAAGAGCTGAGCCTGGTCAAGGAATTTTACCTTGCAAAGCAGTTCTTGGAAAAGGAAAAAGTCTATTCGGTTCAGGTAAAATCCTTTGTAGAGAACAATGTGACCTTGGCATCGGAGGCATTAACAAATACCATGTTCGTAAAGACCAACCCTTTCTATGCGTATTCCCTGGGTACTTTTGAAACCTTGGAAGAAGCCCAAAAATTTAGAAGACAGTTGGTAAACCTGGGTTTTGAGGATGCTTTTGTGGCATCCTACCAAGATGGTCAAAGGCTTAAAATAGAATCCCCAAATTAATTGGAAAAAGTTAAGGTTTGGCTAGGCGCGGCTAGGCTTCGCACTCTGCCCTTGTCCCTAAGCGGAATTATTACGGGTACGGCATTGGCCAATCTTTCGGGAGAAAGGGATGGTGTGGTTTTTTTCCTGTGTCTGTTGGTCACGGTAGGTTTCCAGATCACTTCAAATTTTGCCAATGATTATGGGGATGGGATAAAAGGAACGGATTCCACCGATAGAATTGGACCGGAACGCGCTTTGCAAAGCGGGAAGTTGACCCCTAAAGAATTGAAATGGGGTATAGGCATAACGGCTGTGTTGAGTCTGTTGCTCGCCTTGGTATTATTGGTCCATTCCTTTGGCCTAAAACAACTTCACTATCTCTTACTTTTTGCCCTGTTGGGAATTCTAAGTATTTGGGCGGCCATACGCTATACCGTTGGGGATTCTGCTTATGGGTACAAGGGGTTGGGCGATCTGTTTGTGTTTTTGTTTTTTGGACTTTTGGCCGTCCTTGGAACAAAATTTCTATATACGTCGACTTTGGATTGGTTGGATGTATTACCGGCAACCGCAATCGGTTTCTTGTGTGTTGGGGTTTTAAATCTAAACAATTTAAGGGATGTGGAATCCGATAGGAAATACCATAAAAACACCTTGGTGGTCAAGCTTGGCTTTCAAAACGGAAAGGTGTATCATTCCGCCCTGTTGTGTCTTAGCTTTCTTTCGTTTTTAGTGTACTTTTTTTTACAGTTTTCCAATGGGATACACGCCGTCTTTATGCTTCCGTATATCGTTGTTTTGGTTCATTTGTTCAAAGTAATGGGAACCAGGGAACCGGTTCTACTTGATCCCGAGCTCAAGAAATTGGCACTGTCCACATTTTTGCTCTCCCTTTTGTTTTACCTCACTGTTAATTATTTTTTGTAGTTTTGATTGTTAAAACTATCTAAACCTTACTTGAGTTGGAACACCCCATTAAGATTCTCATCGTTGAGGATAATGTCATCATTGCAGATGATATGCAGTCCATGTTGGAAGAGATTGGCTATGAAGTTGTGGATAACGTCATAGTTTATGAGCAAGCCATTGAGGTACTTAAAAACAACCATGTAGACCTTGTTTTGATTGATATTATTTTGGCTTCGGACAAAACAGGTATCGATTTAGGAAAACATATCCGTCAGAATTACAACATCCCGTTCATATTTGTGACCTCCAATTCAGATAAGGCCACGGTGGAAAATGCCAAAACGGTAAAACCGGATGGTTATTTGGTAAAACCTTTTGAACAACAGGATCTATATACTTCCATTGAGATTGCCCTCTCCAATTTCAACTATTCCAAAAAGGAATCCAGTACCGATATTGCAGGAAGTGGAGGGGACAGTTTTACCTCTAATTCCGTTTTAAAGGATTCCATATTTGTGAAAAAACAGCACTTGTATTACAGGATTCAGTTTGGGGACATCCAATTTATAAAAGCGGATAACGTATACTTGGAGGTAAACACTGTGGACAAAAAGTTTTTGGTACGGTCCCCACTTAAAGACTACTTGGAGAAGCTTCCCAAGAATAAGTTTTACAGGGCACACAAATCATACATTGTGAATGTGGATCATATTGATGCCATAAACTCCAAGGATATTATGATCAACAATACATTGATTCCTATTTCCAAGGATTTTAAGGAGTTCATCATTTCCTCCATGAATTCGTAACCATAATTTCATAACAGTATACTACTGATAAGCGGCTTTTATAGGGCCGCTTTTTTATGGAACAAACCCTGCAAATCACATGGGTTTCCAAAATCACCACACTTTAAGGAAGGTTCACAACAATATTTTCCAAATACGGCTTGATGATCCTACATTTGAACTGTAATTACTTAACAACATAAAAAGAGTAATTTTTTCATTTTCATATAGTGTTCTCGTGCAAAGGTCCCACTTAAAAGGTGGGATCTTTTTTTTGTTGTAGTTGGCCCATTCCACAAAATGCACAAAACATCGATAAAATGTATATTGACATTCACCATCTGCCGTTTCACAACAAAAAACACCACTTTCACAACAAAACAAAATCCCTAAAGGTCATTCGTTCTATTTTTGAAGTAGTTGTATGAATCCCCAAATCTTACAATTTGATATAGTGTCAAAAAAAGGGCTGTACGTTTTCTGTACAGTCCTTTTTATTATCCAAAAAGATGACCTTCAAAGCAGGGATTAACAACTTTTAAGGGATTTCACTACTTATGGAGCGGGCTTTACAACAAAAATGAAGGAGTGATGTGAATTCACGCTAATTTTGAGGTGGAGAGTGCCCCAAATGCACACTATGGTTTTTATTAAGTATTGATTGAATGCTTCTTGAAGGGAAAAAATTGCTAAATCTTCTATCAATCCTTTTTTTGGGACTCACCTTGGTATATCCCCAAGAGGAGGTAAAGGATAGCGATCCACTGATTGAGTTTCAAGAAACCGAAGGTGCGAATGGCAAATTGAAGTTTTTTGTCCAAACTCCCAACAGATACGTTCAAAGCTCGGCCTATGATTGGTTGGAATCCGTTATGGTTTATTTGGGTACTGCCGAAAAAATCAAGGATTCCAGCGCGATTTATACCTACAGGCTAATGCAGGCCCAATTGTATAATGATATTGGTGACTTTGATAAAAGTATTGCCCTTGCCAAGGAACTGTACGATGTTACGGATAGTCTGGACACTCGATCCATTACCCTGGTCTTAAAGCTTTTGGATGACAACTATGGTAACCTCCAGATGTTTGACAAACAAATTGAGACCCGGGAGAAAATGCAACGCCTTGGGGTGATTGAAGGCGTGCGGTTTTATGATATTTATGCCAGTATGGGATTGTATCGTAAAGCGATGAACCAGTATATCCAAACGGATGGTATTGCGGTTCCGGACAATGACCATTTAGGTCTGGCCAAGCATCATAACAAAGTGGGCTATTATTTGTTTAAGGACAAATCGGCCGCTACCGCAATCAACGAGTTCAATAAGGCACTTGGGTATTTAAAAGTGTACAATAACGATATTTCCAAACAAAAATCAGAGAATGATATTTTTGAAAGTGAGGCATTGCGTGCGGAGATAGAAGGGAATATTGGAAAGTGCCATGTGCTCCTAAAAGAACATACTGAGGCCATTCCCCTTTTGACCGATGGCATTGCGGTATTAAAGGAATTCAACCACGGAAGGTATGGTCAGCATATTATGGACAATACGCTGGCTTTGGCCGAGGCGCATCTCAAGCTCGAAAACAATAGGACCGCAAAAAGGCTCTTGGACGAAGAGTTTGAAGATATGGGCATCCAACAGGAAATAAAACGAAACAAACTCCTGGCTACATACCATGAAAAGTTCGAAAACTATAAGAGTTCAACCGCCCTATTAAAAAGAAACCAACAAATAACGGATTCGTTAAAGACAAATGAAGTTTCCATTTTAAACCAACAGTTGGTGGCCATAGTGGGGGACTCTGATTTAGAAAACTCGCGTAGGATCATAAACGAACAAAAATTGGCCAATGAAAAGATCCGAAGTGAGATACAGGCTAAGGACGAACGAATCAATCTTGTTTTCATTTCATTGATTTTTACACTTTTAGGTTTTGCTGGCTTGGTGTATGCCTATATGAAAAGTATTAAAAACCAGCGTCTAATAGCAGATCAGAAGCATATCATTGAAAACTCCCTGAAAGAGAAGGATTCCCTTTTAAAAGAGATTCACCATAGGGTTAAAAACAATTTGCAAATGGTTTCCAGTCTCTTGAGCCTGCAAACCAGGAATACCAAAAGCAAGGCGGCAATCGTAGCCCTTGAAGAAGGTAAGAGTAGGGTAAAGGCAATGGCCTTGATACACCAAAAGTTATATCAGAACGACGATTTGTCGGTAATTGAAATGCAAGGCTATATCGAAAGCCTTATCAACAGCGTACAGTCCGTTTATAAAAAAGGGGGGCATAACATTAGTATTACCGTTGATGCGGAGGGAACGGAGTTGGATATCGATAGGGCCATACCTTTTGGGCTTATTTTGAATGAACTGGTATCCAATACCTTTAAATATGCCTTTCCAGAGGGAGACGACGACGGCAAGATCTATATCCACCTACGTAACAATGGCCAGGAAGGATATTTTGAATATGCGGACAATGGAGTAGGGCTTCCGGAAGATACCGAAGAACGTACCAATAACTCCATGGGGTTACGACTTATCAACAGATTGGTCAATCAACTACAATCCAAATTGAACATCGACCGTAATAAGGAAGGGGTACGTTTCTGGTTCAATTTCAATTGATTCTACCTGTTTTTTTGATATTACATGGATAAGTCCATCTCCGTTAAGATGATGCAATCCCTGAACGGGAAACCTTCATAAATAACAAACGAAATTCCTTACGTCGTTATTTTTGTATCATAGATTGAAACTATTGGATGCTTTTTTCTCGTCCAAGAAGAATATCTTGTAAGGAACAAATGCATCTTCATGTCAAAATTTCTCGTTCAGTATTGTTTTGTTTGCTTCGTTTTCATGACCCAGGTAATTGCCGCCCAAGACCAGGGCTTGGGAATCTTTACTGGTAATAGGGACATCGGCAGTCCTAAAATTTCGGGTAATGCCTCTTACGATGACCATGAACAAACCTATACGATTGTTGGGGCCGGAGCGAACATTTGGGGTCAACGTGACGAGTTCAGGTATTTATACCAAAAGATAAAAGGGGATTTCATAGCCACAGCCAATTTTGAATTTGAGGGATATAATGAAGTACATCGGAAGACGGGATGGATGGCCCGTGCCAGTGAGGGCGATAATGCGGTGATGGTAGGCGGATTCCTCCATGGAGATGGCCTCACAGCGGGGCAATGGCGCGAAAGAAGAGGGGCCGATATGCAAAACCCCGAAGATGATGTTTGGGCACCAAAACGCTTTTACCAAATCATTCAATTGGAGCGAAAAGGCAGTGAATTCATTGTACGCGCAGCACATGCCGGTGCACCTTTGCAGGAAATCAGTAGAAAAAAGTTGCCATTCATGCCGGACGAAGTATTGACGGGAATCGTCATTTGTTCCCATGATGCCAATACAAAGGAAACCGCAAAAGTATGGAACGTGCGTATCGATCAGCCGGTGGCAGAAGAATATGACCCTTATAATTCGGGGTGGATGGGTTGCCGTATGGAAACCATGAATGTTTTTACCGGTAAACGCAAGGTGATCTTTGAAAAGGACGATCGTTTTGAAGCTCCCAATTGGATGCCGGATGGTGAGCGTTTACTCTTTAACATGGATGGTTTTGCCTATACCATGCCGGTAATCGGGGGAGCGCCTGAAAAACTAAATACCGGTTTTGCCAATAAATTGAACAATGACCACTGCATATCCTTTGATGGAAAACAGTTGGCCATTAGTCATGGAGAAGGCCTTTCCTCCAAGATTTATACATTGCCCTTATCGGGAGGGACACCACGACTGATCACTGAGAAAGAGCCCTCATTCCTGCACGGTTGGGCACCCAACAACAGGGAGTTGACCTATGTGGCGGAGCGTGGTAACGGCCGTTACAATATTTATAAAATTGGCATTAAAAAAGGGAGCAAGGAAGTCCAGCTTACCGATGTGAAGAAATACGAACATGTGGATGGCAGTGAGTATTCTCCCGACGGAAAGTACATTTATTACAATGGTTCCACCAATGGGGGAAGCATGCAGATATGGCGTATGCGGCCGGATGGGAGCCGAAAGGAGCAATTGACCTTTGACCAGTACAACAACTGGTTCCCCCATATCTCTCCGGATGGGAAATGGATTGCGTTTCTATCGTATGAAAATGATATTCCTTTAAATTCACATCCATCCTTTAAACGGGTGATGCTGCGTTTAATGCCCACCAAAGGAGGGGCCATTAGAACAATTGCCTATTTATACGGAGGGCAGGGGACCATTAATGTAAATTCTTGGTCACCGGACAGCAAACATATTGCGTTTGTAAGCAATTCACGCCCATAAATTCAAATTAGGTTACCCGTTATAATTTTTGCTTTCCATTATGGGTATTTTTGCCAATAGTATGAAGGCAAGTTACCATAAGTATGTTTTACGGTTTAAACGACCCAGTGGAACTTCAAGGGGAATTTTAATTGAGAAGGAAACATGGTTTTTGGTTCTGGAATCCGATGATGGATTGGGATTGGGGGAATGTGGTATTTTAAGGGGGTTGAGCTTTGACGATAGACCGGACTACGAGGAGAAACTCAAATGGGTCTGTGCCCATATAGCCCTGGGAAAACAAAAGCTGTTTAGGGAGTTGAACGATTATCCATCAATAAAGTTTGGTTTGGAACAAGCATTTTCGTCCCTGCGGTCAAAAAACATGTTCCATCTTTTTCCTTCCGATTTTCTCTCCGCCGAAGCCCCAATACCTATAAATGGTCTGGTTTGGATGGGGGATAAGGACTTTATGTTCGAACAGATCAAACAAAAATTGAATGAGGG
The sequence above is a segment of the Muricauda sp. SCSIO 64092 genome. Coding sequences within it:
- a CDS encoding S1-like domain-containing RNA-binding protein yields the protein MGTVFCFAQFMIRIGDYNNLRVVRSTSVGVFLGDNEGTEILLPNKYVPEGIQLDQELRVFCYLDHEERPIATTLEPLIKRDGFAFLEVAEVNNVGAFMDWGLEKQLLVPFREQNKKLEKGKKYIVHCFLDEKSFRLVASTKVDRFLKNRQGDFEVNAQVDLLVNRKTDLGWEVIVGDGFKGLLFFSDVFRPVAIGDRFQGFIKKVREDGKLDVSLEPTGVQMLDATADKIYSRLVAEGGFLPLHDKSTPEEIKGTLHLSKKSFKKGIGILYKQRKIELLPNGIRLKK
- a CDS encoding DUF2853 family protein; this encodes MSKRDELIEKYAADIKEKFGQDPDMDLLTKVAVGLGPAIYNLDASKVSGGDEKELETVKNNFLIKKLGLSDSPELMDAITSVIDIYGRSDKNKHRAVIYYQLAKHFGKESIYN
- a CDS encoding TolB family protein; the protein is MSKFLVQYCFVCFVFMTQVIAAQDQGLGIFTGNRDIGSPKISGNASYDDHEQTYTIVGAGANIWGQRDEFRYLYQKIKGDFIATANFEFEGYNEVHRKTGWMARASEGDNAVMVGGFLHGDGLTAGQWRERRGADMQNPEDDVWAPKRFYQIIQLERKGSEFIVRAAHAGAPLQEISRKKLPFMPDEVLTGIVICSHDANTKETAKVWNVRIDQPVAEEYDPYNSGWMGCRMETMNVFTGKRKVIFEKDDRFEAPNWMPDGERLLFNMDGFAYTMPVIGGAPEKLNTGFANKLNNDHCISFDGKQLAISHGEGLSSKIYTLPLSGGTPRLITEKEPSFLHGWAPNNRELTYVAERGNGRYNIYKIGIKKGSKEVQLTDVKKYEHVDGSEYSPDGKYIYYNGSTNGGSMQIWRMRPDGSRKEQLTFDQYNNWFPHISPDGKWIAFLSYENDIPLNSHPSFKRVMLRLMPTKGGAIRTIAYLYGGQGTINVNSWSPDSKHIAFVSNSRP
- a CDS encoding LytTR family DNA-binding domain-containing protein: MEHPIKILIVEDNVIIADDMQSMLEEIGYEVVDNVIVYEQAIEVLKNNHVDLVLIDIILASDKTGIDLGKHIRQNYNIPFIFVTSNSDKATVENAKTVKPDGYLVKPFEQQDLYTSIEIALSNFNYSKKESSTDIAGSGGDSFTSNSVLKDSIFVKKQHLYYRIQFGDIQFIKADNVYLEVNTVDKKFLVRSPLKDYLEKLPKNKFYRAHKSYIVNVDHIDAINSKDIMINNTLIPISKDFKEFIISSMNS
- the menA gene encoding 1,4-dihydroxy-2-naphthoate octaprenyltransferase, whose product is MEKVKVWLGAARLRTLPLSLSGIITGTALANLSGERDGVVFFLCLLVTVGFQITSNFANDYGDGIKGTDSTDRIGPERALQSGKLTPKELKWGIGITAVLSLLLALVLLVHSFGLKQLHYLLLFALLGILSIWAAIRYTVGDSAYGYKGLGDLFVFLFFGLLAVLGTKFLYTSTLDWLDVLPATAIGFLCVGVLNLNNLRDVESDRKYHKNTLVVKLGFQNGKVYHSALLCLSFLSFLVYFFLQFSNGIHAVFMLPYIVVLVHLFKVMGTREPVLLDPELKKLALSTFLLSLLFYLTVNYFL
- a CDS encoding sensor histidine kinase, which encodes MLNLLSILFLGLTLVYPQEEVKDSDPLIEFQETEGANGKLKFFVQTPNRYVQSSAYDWLESVMVYLGTAEKIKDSSAIYTYRLMQAQLYNDIGDFDKSIALAKELYDVTDSLDTRSITLVLKLLDDNYGNLQMFDKQIETREKMQRLGVIEGVRFYDIYASMGLYRKAMNQYIQTDGIAVPDNDHLGLAKHHNKVGYYLFKDKSAATAINEFNKALGYLKVYNNDISKQKSENDIFESEALRAEIEGNIGKCHVLLKEHTEAIPLLTDGIAVLKEFNHGRYGQHIMDNTLALAEAHLKLENNRTAKRLLDEEFEDMGIQQEIKRNKLLATYHEKFENYKSSTALLKRNQQITDSLKTNEVSILNQQLVAIVGDSDLENSRRIINEQKLANEKIRSEIQAKDERINLVFISLIFTLLGFAGLVYAYMKSIKNQRLIADQKHIIENSLKEKDSLLKEIHHRVKNNLQMVSSLLSLQTRNTKSKAAIVALEEGKSRVKAMALIHQKLYQNDDLSVIEMQGYIESLINSVQSVYKKGGHNISITVDAEGTELDIDRAIPFGLILNELVSNTFKYAFPEGDDDGKIYIHLRNNGQEGYFEYADNGVGLPEDTEERTNNSMGLRLINRLVNQLQSKLNIDRNKEGVRFWFNFN
- a CDS encoding SPOR domain-containing protein encodes the protein MPFIEENDLLDLHKDIEKSQIINERLLDQIKFKNKDLRKLKIQRNISAGIAAAIFLAVFGLWSYFSGITTSRARNNQENLLVSIDSLDAIKTRIGNLKEQNEELSLVKEFYLAKQFLEKEKVYSVQVKSFVENNVTLASEALTNTMFVKTNPFYAYSLGTFETLEEAQKFRRQLVNLGFEDAFVASYQDGQRLKIESPN